The following coding sequences are from one Paenibacillus stellifer window:
- a CDS encoding L,D-transpeptidase, which produces MKNLQYLKDYVEKHHDNKMAWYLLGREYKRSGQEGKANYCFNRAGGVYEAFEQSKIPADMFRDYEEGLLRSARERALRSARIRKLLLSLALLLLVLLPAGASAPGRSTDAVTADGYGGGGTAAEETRPEEQAAQQGDAAADTAVKVLRFTARETGAAAVRRNIASMLGDLSADASAKTAVLGMQRDGKWLLWQGGLPVDYTVDQQKNGRSVIQSYNAALCGCKPDDAGTLKKSGAEWQQRQEQLASLWSALAAYKTAKGSYPESLEQLTGDFPGNWLSGTTPLMEKAFGSLKALAQNGEGGLAQGSAGSPDAPGSIPSTAEGGKEIPYLSGPLTIFVDKQKHRLAVASGGVILRSYEVGLGGGNTPVGDFIISIKVVNPNGHDNGEFGSRGMQLSDTNYAIHGTNEPDSIGKDESLGCIRMKREDIEELFNLVPKGTPVHIAEGGLLPDTEVVPLEPFKTKPASDQTNPHEEYHWLN; this is translated from the coding sequence ATGAAGAATCTGCAGTATCTCAAAGATTACGTGGAGAAGCACCACGACAATAAAATGGCATGGTACTTGCTGGGCAGAGAATATAAAAGAAGCGGGCAGGAAGGCAAAGCAAATTATTGCTTTAACCGGGCAGGGGGCGTGTACGAGGCCTTCGAGCAGAGCAAAATTCCGGCGGACATGTTCCGGGATTACGAGGAAGGCCTGCTCCGCAGCGCCCGCGAGCGCGCGCTGCGCTCGGCGCGAATCCGCAAGCTGCTGCTGAGCCTCGCGCTGCTGCTGCTGGTGCTTCTGCCCGCCGGCGCTTCGGCGCCGGGCAGAAGCACGGATGCCGTAACCGCCGATGGTTACGGCGGCGGAGGGACGGCCGCGGAGGAGACGCGGCCGGAAGAGCAGGCCGCGCAGCAGGGGGACGCGGCCGCAGATACAGCGGTGAAGGTACTGCGCTTCACCGCCCGGGAGACCGGCGCGGCAGCTGTGCGCCGCAACATTGCCTCAATGCTCGGCGACCTCTCGGCCGATGCTTCTGCCAAGACCGCAGTGCTGGGCATGCAGCGGGATGGCAAGTGGCTGCTCTGGCAGGGAGGACTGCCGGTGGATTATACCGTGGATCAGCAGAAGAACGGCCGGTCCGTGATTCAGTCCTATAACGCCGCCCTCTGCGGCTGTAAGCCGGACGATGCCGGAACGCTGAAGAAGTCCGGGGCAGAATGGCAGCAGCGGCAGGAACAGCTGGCCTCGCTCTGGAGCGCCTTGGCGGCTTATAAGACGGCGAAAGGCAGCTACCCGGAATCGCTGGAGCAGTTAACCGGGGATTTCCCAGGAAATTGGCTGTCCGGGACAACGCCGCTGATGGAGAAAGCCTTCGGCTCATTGAAGGCGCTGGCCCAGAACGGAGAAGGCGGGCTTGCTCAAGGCTCAGCCGGTTCGCCTGATGCGCCGGGCAGCATTCCGTCGACCGCTGAAGGAGGGAAGGAGATCCCGTACCTGTCCGGCCCGCTGACCATCTTCGTCGACAAGCAAAAACACCGCTTGGCGGTAGCCAGCGGCGGGGTAATCCTGCGAAGCTATGAAGTTGGTCTCGGAGGTGGCAATACGCCAGTGGGCGACTTCATCATTTCCATCAAAGTCGTGAATCCCAACGGTCACGATAACGGCGAATTCGGCAGCCGGGGCATGCAGCTGTCCGACACGAATTACGCCATTCACGGAACGAATGAACCGGACAGCATCGGCAAGGACGAATCGCTCGGATGCATCCGTATGAAGCGTGAGGATATCGAGGAATTATTCAACCTGGTCCCCAAAGGAACGCCGGTGCATATCGCCGAAGGGGGGCTTTTGCCTGATACCGAAGTGGTTCCGCTGGAGCCGTTCAAGACGAAACCTGCCAGTGACCAGACCAACCCCCATGAAGAATACCACTGGCTGAATTAG